One Streptomyces sp. NBC_00223 genomic window carries:
- the mraZ gene encoding division/cell wall cluster transcriptional repressor MraZ, whose amino-acid sequence MFLGFLGTYTPRLDDKNRLVLPARFREQLADGLVISRGQERCLCVWPAEGFRAATEQLSAAPLTSKASRDYLRVLFAGAHDEIPDRQGRVTVPQPLREYAGLVRDCAVIGANTRVEIWSAEAWERYLTAQEDTFSALSPEVPPGLL is encoded by the coding sequence GTGTTCCTGGGATTCCTCGGGACGTACACCCCGCGCCTCGACGACAAGAACCGGCTGGTGCTGCCCGCCCGGTTCCGTGAGCAGCTGGCCGACGGACTGGTGATCAGCCGCGGGCAGGAGCGCTGTCTGTGCGTATGGCCCGCCGAGGGGTTCAGGGCCGCCACCGAGCAGCTCTCCGCGGCCCCGCTGACCTCCAAGGCCTCCCGTGACTATCTGCGGGTGCTCTTCGCCGGGGCGCACGACGAGATCCCCGACCGGCAGGGCCGGGTCACCGTCCCCCAGCCGCTGCGGGAGTACGCGGGCCTGGTCCGCGACTGCGCGGTGATCGGCGCCAACACCCGGGTGGAGATCTGGTCGGCCGAGGCCTGGGAGCGGTATCTGACGGCCCAGGAAGACACCTTTTCGGCCCTGTCACCGGAGGTTCCGCCCGGATTACTGTGA
- a CDS encoding beta-class carbonic anhydrase — protein sequence MSISVSGSPDSTPASPAAPGSQASPASGGSATATAPVIGRLVAANQRYAAKFEDPGMDARPVLQVAVVACMDARLDLHKALGLELGDCHTIRNAGGVVTDDTIRSLAISQRALGTRSVVLIHHTNCGLQSITEEFRNDLEREVGQRPTWAVESFTDIDQDVRQSMARVRTSPFLAHTDDVRGFVFDVHTGLLREITNK from the coding sequence ATGTCGATATCTGTCAGCGGTTCGCCCGATTCCACTCCGGCTTCCCCGGCCGCCCCCGGCTCCCAGGCGTCCCCGGCCTCCGGCGGGTCCGCGACGGCCACCGCCCCCGTCATCGGACGGCTCGTGGCGGCCAACCAGCGGTACGCGGCCAAGTTCGAGGACCCCGGCATGGACGCCAGGCCGGTGCTCCAGGTGGCGGTCGTCGCGTGCATGGACGCCCGCCTCGACCTGCACAAGGCGCTCGGTCTGGAGCTGGGCGACTGTCACACCATCCGCAACGCGGGCGGGGTCGTCACCGACGACACCATCCGCTCGCTCGCGATCAGTCAGCGCGCGCTCGGCACCCGTTCCGTGGTGCTGATCCACCACACCAACTGCGGTCTGCAGAGCATCACCGAGGAGTTCCGTAACGATCTGGAGCGTGAAGTCGGCCAGCGGCCCACCTGGGCGGTGGAGTCGTTCACCGATATCGACCAGGACGTGCGGCAGTCGATGGCCCGGGTCCGCACCTCCCCGTTCCTCGCGCACACCGACGACGTGCGGGGTTTTGTCTTCGACGTGCACACCGGCCTGCTGCGGGAAATCACGAACAAGTAA
- a CDS encoding AAA family ATPase, with the protein MTTFEARASLSDLTTTAERVRRSVERVIEGKPEVVRIALTVLLAEGHLLIEDVPGVGKTMLSKALARSIDCSVRRIQFTPDLLPSDITGVSVFDQQQRDFEFKPGAIFAQIVVGDEINRASPKTQSALLESMEERQVTVDGTTYELPSPFMVIATQNPVEMEGTYPLPEAQRDRFTARVSIGYPSPEAELQMLDVHGGVSPLDDLQPVAHAHEIVKLIEAVRQVHVADPVRRYAVTLVGATRNHPDLRLGASPRATLHLVRAARASAALDGRDYVLPDDVQSLAPAVLAHRLLPTAQAQLNRRTPEQVVAEIVQRVPVPDPSAAGGGGTAGGWPHGAGRPQGTPGVRGL; encoded by the coding sequence GTGACGACCTTTGAAGCGCGTGCAAGCCTGAGCGATCTGACCACGACCGCGGAACGGGTCCGCCGCAGTGTGGAGCGCGTGATCGAGGGCAAGCCCGAGGTCGTACGCATCGCGCTGACCGTGCTGCTCGCCGAGGGGCATCTGCTGATCGAGGACGTGCCCGGCGTCGGCAAGACCATGCTCTCCAAGGCGCTGGCACGGTCGATCGACTGCTCGGTGCGGCGTATCCAGTTCACGCCCGACCTGCTGCCCTCGGACATCACCGGGGTGAGCGTCTTCGACCAGCAGCAGCGGGACTTCGAGTTCAAGCCGGGCGCGATCTTCGCGCAGATCGTGGTGGGCGACGAGATCAACCGCGCCTCCCCCAAGACCCAGTCCGCGCTGCTGGAGTCCATGGAGGAGCGGCAGGTCACGGTCGACGGCACGACCTACGAACTGCCCAGCCCCTTCATGGTGATCGCCACCCAGAACCCGGTGGAGATGGAGGGCACCTATCCGCTGCCCGAGGCGCAGCGGGACCGTTTCACCGCGCGGGTGTCCATCGGCTACCCGAGCCCCGAGGCCGAACTCCAGATGCTCGACGTGCACGGCGGGGTCTCGCCGCTGGACGACCTCCAGCCGGTCGCGCACGCCCACGAGATCGTCAAGCTCATCGAGGCGGTACGGCAGGTGCACGTCGCGGACCCGGTGCGGCGGTACGCGGTGACGCTGGTCGGCGCCACCCGCAACCACCCCGACCTGCGGCTCGGCGCCTCGCCGCGGGCCACCCTGCACCTGGTGCGGGCCGCCCGCGCGTCGGCCGCGCTCGACGGGCGGGACTACGTACTCCCCGACGACGTGCAGTCGCTGGCGCCCGCGGTGCTCGCGCACCGGCTGCTGCCCACCGCGCAGGCGCAGCTGAACCGGCGCACGCCCGAGCAGGTGGTGGCCGAGATCGTGCAGCGGGTCCCCGTGCCCGACCCGTCCGCCGCCGGCGGGGGGGGGACCGCCGGCGGGTGGCCGCACGGCGCCGGCCGTCCGCAGGGCACACCGGGCGTTCGGGGCCTGTGA
- a CDS encoding DUF58 domain-containing protein, giving the protein MASPLPPPPAYPPEGGGGPGGARPAYPPQSGARPAYPPPGGPQPSYPPQAGAQPAYPPPGSGQPGAAQPGGPQTGGGGFRSALGGLTTRGRSFVAAGIAAAACSYVLGQADLLRVGLLLAVLPLVCVAVLYRTRYRVAGSRRLAPSRVPAMSEARVHLRVDNVSRAHSGLLMLQDRVPYVLGPRPRFVLDRVEPGGHREVSYRVRSDLRGRYPLGPLQLRLSDPFGMVELTRSFSAYDTLTVVPRVEPLPAVRLAGESTGYGENRTRALAFSGEDDVIPRGYRHGDDLRRVHWRSTAKYGELMVRREEQPHRARCTVLLDTRRDAYFGAGPDSAFEWAVSGSASVATHMLERGFAVRLLTDTGSSVPGPDGSAGFTGDSSDMAGVLLDTLAVVDHSDGETLSAAYDVLRSGREGLLVAFFGDLYEEQAAGISRMRQRAGGAVAFVLDSDDWLVREAAGRPELASAPVPPAPGEPETDSTERAVRMLREAGWTVVEVRPGDALPDLWQQADRYRSHEESQREERGAGAAS; this is encoded by the coding sequence ATGGCCTCGCCCCTGCCTCCCCCGCCGGCCTATCCGCCCGAGGGCGGCGGCGGGCCGGGCGGCGCACGGCCGGCTTATCCGCCGCAGAGTGGAGCCCGGCCGGCTTATCCGCCGCCGGGCGGACCCCAGCCGTCGTATCCGCCGCAGGCCGGCGCGCAGCCGGCCTATCCCCCGCCGGGCTCGGGGCAGCCCGGTGCCGCCCAGCCCGGCGGCCCGCAGACGGGCGGCGGCGGGTTCCGCTCCGCGCTCGGCGGGCTCACCACGCGCGGCCGCTCCTTCGTGGCCGCCGGGATAGCGGCGGCGGCGTGCAGCTACGTACTCGGGCAGGCGGATCTGCTGCGGGTCGGACTGCTGCTGGCCGTCCTGCCGCTGGTGTGCGTCGCCGTGCTCTACCGCACCCGCTACCGGGTCGCGGGCAGCCGCCGGCTGGCGCCCTCCCGGGTCCCCGCGATGTCCGAGGCCCGGGTCCATCTGCGGGTCGACAACGTCTCCCGGGCGCACTCCGGGCTGCTGATGCTCCAGGACCGGGTGCCGTACGTGCTCGGGCCGCGCCCGCGCTTCGTGCTCGACCGGGTCGAGCCCGGCGGCCACCGCGAGGTGTCCTACCGGGTCCGCTCGGACCTGCGCGGCCGCTATCCGCTGGGACCGTTGCAGCTGCGGCTGTCCGACCCGTTCGGGATGGTCGAGCTGACCCGCTCGTTCAGCGCGTACGACACGCTCACCGTCGTCCCCCGGGTCGAGCCGCTGCCGGCCGTGCGGCTGGCCGGGGAGTCCACCGGATACGGCGAGAACCGCACCCGGGCGCTGGCGTTCTCCGGTGAGGACGATGTGATCCCGCGCGGCTACCGGCACGGCGACGACCTGCGGCGGGTGCACTGGCGGTCCACCGCGAAGTACGGCGAGCTGATGGTCCGCCGCGAGGAGCAGCCCCACCGGGCGCGCTGCACGGTGCTGCTCGACACCCGCAGGGACGCGTACTTCGGCGCCGGGCCCGACTCGGCCTTCGAGTGGGCCGTCTCCGGCTCCGCCTCGGTCGCCACCCACATGCTCGAACGCGGCTTCGCGGTACGGCTGCTGACCGACACCGGCAGCAGTGTGCCGGGGCCTGACGGCTCGGCCGGCTTCACCGGGGACTCCTCGGACATGGCCGGAGTGCTGCTCGACACCCTCGCGGTCGTCGACCACTCCGACGGCGAGACGCTGTCGGCCGCGTACGACGTGCTGCGGTCGGGCCGGGAGGGCCTGCTGGTGGCCTTCTTCGGCGACCTCTACGAGGAGCAGGCGGCCGGCATCAGCCGGATGCGGCAACGGGCGGGCGGCGCGGTCGCGTTCGTCCTGGACAGCGACGACTGGCTGGTCCGCGAGGCCGCCGGGCGGCCGGAACTGGCCTCCGCCCCCGTACCGCCGGCGCCCGGGGAGCCCGAGACGGACAGCACCGAGCGCGCGGTACGGATGCTGCGCGAGGCGGGCTGGACCGTGGTCGAGGTGCGCCCGGGGGACGCGCTGCCGGATCTGTGGCAGCAGGCGGACCGTTACCGGTCGCACGAGGAATCGCAGCGGGAAGAGCGCGGAGCGGGGGCGGCGTCATGA